From one Flavobacteriales bacterium genomic stretch:
- a CDS encoding (d)CMP kinase, which yields MNPITIAIDGFSSCGKSTLAKQLAAHLGYTYIDSGAMYRAVALHVMEQGLAPGGVLDRPALLAALDGIRIRFEHDPLSGHSATWLNGRNVEREIRSMAVSQHVTLVSPVPEVRAKLVRLQQDMGRAKGVVMDGRDIGTVVFPDAEVKLFMTARPEVRALRRYHELKQKGQEVDLAAVQANIAQRDLDDTTRAADPLRKAADAIEIDNSDITAEEQFQRALDAVLGKLAAVGYE from the coding sequence GTGAACCCCATCACCATCGCGATAGACGGCTTCTCGTCGTGCGGCAAGAGCACGCTGGCCAAGCAGCTGGCCGCGCACCTGGGCTATACCTATATCGATAGCGGCGCCATGTACCGCGCGGTGGCGCTGCATGTGATGGAGCAGGGCCTTGCACCGGGCGGCGTGCTGGATCGCCCCGCGCTGCTGGCCGCGCTCGATGGCATCCGCATCCGCTTCGAGCACGATCCCCTGAGCGGCCACAGCGCCACCTGGCTCAATGGGCGCAACGTGGAGCGTGAGATCCGCAGCATGGCCGTGAGCCAGCACGTCACCCTGGTGAGCCCGGTGCCCGAGGTCCGCGCCAAGCTGGTGCGCCTGCAGCAGGACATGGGCCGCGCGAAGGGCGTGGTGATGGACGGCCGCGACATCGGCACGGTGGTGTTCCCCGATGCCGAGGTGAAGCTCTTCATGACCGCGCGGCCCGAGGTGCGCGCACTGCGCCGTTATCATGAGTTGAAGCAGAAAGGGCAGGAAGTCGATCTCGCCGCCGTGCAGGCCAACATCGCCCAGCGCGACCTGGACGACACCACCCGCGCCGCCGATCCCTTGCGCAAGGCCGCCGACGCCATCGAGATCGACAACAGCGACATCACCGCCGAGGAGCAGTTCCAGCGCGCGCTTGATGCGGTGCTGGGCAAACTGGCCGCCGTGGGCTACGAATGA
- a CDS encoding T9SS type A sorting domain-containing protein — protein MHATIELDARFAGEQLLLRDALGSVLMRRTFSGTSASLDLNTLANGLYILEVHLDGRVLHQRLVVQR, from the coding sequence ATGCACGCGACCATTGAACTTGATGCACGGTTCGCAGGCGAGCAGTTGTTGTTACGAGACGCACTCGGTAGCGTGCTCATGCGAAGAACCTTCTCCGGCACTTCTGCCTCCTTGGATCTTAACACCCTTGCGAATGGCCTGTACATCTTGGAGGTCCATCTTGATGGCCGCGTTCTTCATCAGCGCTTGGTGGTGCAGCGCTAG
- a CDS encoding delta-60 repeat domain-containing protein — translation MRTAQVLGVAAMLLTQRIAGQQPFALDTGFRAEFDTWYVASALPLEDGRVIISGQVKFDGDIYFRSGVRLESDGTRDETYPDVAYMGGKLTRWNDRIYSGNGPGVRRQLLDGTLDPDFILMNNGPYFTSLQGGDYHVFPDGRVVMSGLHMLNDPVRGFVGDYNFIWFSNQGYLDTTRTHRTGNGALYDFIELPDGKFIADYNGTVYDGRPTSGIQRMHADGSLDTTFWTGMNWGAANDLLALPDGRVYAGGYFRFAGFPDDTLRVARFLTDGSRDQAFQAPQFSLGALPNAGDLGPLIRKLYMLPGGALVVMGQFQFVDGQPRRGICALDSTGALLPVFENAGISPYVYQGFTQASVEGMAPSADGDHWYIWGAYHQYSDGTTNDTAQRFVTRLHGGDVNIGPQETIDPASAARLSEPSEHARDH, via the coding sequence ATGCGTACCGCACAGGTGCTCGGCGTTGCCGCCATGCTGCTTACGCAGCGCATTGCCGGGCAACAGCCGTTCGCCTTAGATACGGGCTTCCGTGCTGAATTCGATACGTGGTACGTCGCCTCTGCATTGCCATTAGAAGATGGCCGAGTAATCATCTCCGGTCAGGTCAAATTCGATGGCGACATCTACTTCAGAAGCGGTGTGCGGCTGGAATCGGATGGCACCCGCGACGAAACCTACCCCGATGTGGCGTACATGGGAGGGAAGCTCACGCGCTGGAACGATCGAATCTACTCCGGCAATGGACCAGGCGTGCGCAGGCAACTCTTGGATGGCACGCTTGATCCTGATTTCATCCTGATGAATAATGGCCCCTACTTCACCTCCCTCCAGGGCGGCGACTACCATGTATTCCCTGACGGCCGCGTGGTGATGAGCGGCCTGCACATGCTCAACGACCCCGTGCGCGGCTTCGTGGGCGACTACAACTTCATTTGGTTCAGCAACCAAGGCTACCTGGATACCACGCGCACGCACCGCACCGGCAACGGGGCGCTGTATGATTTCATCGAACTGCCTGATGGCAAGTTCATCGCCGACTACAATGGCACCGTGTACGATGGCCGACCCACCAGCGGCATACAGCGCATGCACGCCGATGGCAGCTTGGATACCACCTTCTGGACAGGGATGAACTGGGGCGCAGCCAATGATCTCCTCGCATTACCGGACGGGCGGGTTTACGCTGGGGGCTACTTCCGCTTCGCGGGATTCCCCGATGACACATTGCGTGTAGCGCGTTTCTTAACCGATGGCAGCAGGGATCAGGCCTTCCAAGCCCCTCAATTCAGCTTGGGGGCATTGCCCAATGCAGGTGATTTGGGGCCACTCATCCGGAAATTGTACATGCTGCCCGGTGGCGCGCTGGTCGTCATGGGCCAATTCCAGTTCGTGGATGGGCAACCAAGGCGCGGCATCTGCGCGCTTGATAGCACTGGCGCATTGCTGCCTGTATTCGAGAACGCTGGCATCAGCCCATACGTGTACCAAGGCTTTACTCAGGCAAGCGTAGAGGGTATGGCCCCCAGCGCCGATGGTGATCATTGGTACATCTGGGGCGCTTACCACCAGTACAGCGACGGTACCACCAACGACACCGCGCAGCGCTTCGTTACGCGGCTGCATGGGGGTGATGTGAACATTGGCCCTCAAGAAACTATCGATCCTGCAAGCGCTGCGCGTTTATCCGAACCCAGCGAGCATGCACGCGACCATTGA